In one window of Frigoriglobus tundricola DNA:
- a CDS encoding IS1 family transposase, translating into MDDLSRFCCLNAHCPDHGKRNHGNLTVPARYGPNKTRVLRCRTCKARFSERKGTPLFDARLPAARVTAVLAHVAEGIGTRKTARLTGVHTNTVTRYIRRAGQHARALHDELVAFSPDDPRSAVR; encoded by the coding sequence ATGGACGACCTGAGCCGCTTCTGTTGCCTCAATGCCCATTGTCCCGACCATGGGAAACGGAACCACGGGAACCTGACCGTGCCGGCCCGTTATGGGCCGAACAAGACGCGGGTGCTCCGGTGCCGGACCTGCAAGGCCCGGTTCTCCGAGCGCAAGGGCACCCCACTGTTCGACGCCCGACTGCCGGCCGCGCGGGTGACCGCGGTTCTGGCTCACGTGGCCGAAGGGATCGGGACCCGCAAGACCGCACGGCTCACCGGGGTTCATACCAATACGGTGACCCGGTACATCCGACGGGCCGGCCAACATGCCCGCGCGTTGCACGACGAGCTCGTGGCTTTTTCCCCCGACGACCCGCGAAGTGCAGTTCGATGA
- a CDS encoding glycoside hydrolase family 2 TIM barrel-domain containing protein has translation MSHLFPHRRFAAVVSAVLCVHALGHAAEPAPFVWIEAEQPGPGSFPVKPAEAARPNWLSAGKWVFLSIDAKDVAQQVPAGGAVLKYPFVAPTDGAYEVWHRAGMEYVRSPFEWRVGAGEWVTVRPKDPKFQTIDLMELSTWNEIGWLKMGNQELKKGDHTLEIRVPIPKDARGGPDRVLYASDCFCLSAGRFHPHSKFKPGEPDRDAADEKAAEQVFALPTATAGERSAVNLNGVWEVCRHDEALPGPVAEPIADFPAEPRWKAITVPGDKNATPELLFAHRIWYRCRVDVPAALAGRSFVLTFPQNSLNTTVAVNGVPCGFGKHPYVRFDVDVTKGIKPGQVNEIRVGVRDYWYGYSASPTNPMKLREKFNLPPDFARMGFQDLAYPLWGSQQSGILVTPTLTSCGAVYAEDVFVKPSTAEKRLAAEVTLANSTSADATGEVLCEAVDPKTGAVAKALPARPFSVPAGKALSVEVSGEWTDPKLWWPDAPHLYDLRTTTKVGGKVVDVRHTTFGFRQWGTDGKHFTLNGVRWRGWNVASSSGTTPDEWLAYYRKTNQTTMRLSGATQGGPRPFFGMAPDEALDWTDRNGVPVRRCGILDGEAIGSMAVENDPELKKLYKSEIKMELMNNWVEQMAAQVRGERNHPSVQIWSIENEWLFINCINLYGGRMDEFEREVVRCTKAVRAVDPTRPVMTDGGGANKNQSMPVHGNHYVALDAPGGMTAYPGLAYQPHPTGGGRGRWVWDEKRPRYLGEDLFFTGNHPELATIGGEVATTGKSGTLPACGLLLSILQQGYRWAEYAAWDFYLGPGDADDSQWRYFAPRVALCWEWDWTFPTGGPVKRTIGLFNDTRHADPITFAWELTVGGKRGAGETKAFTVAPGMREVVEITLPVPTVTGRAEGELILTLSVGGKEVFRDTKAVSILNPTPATVSDAKALAVYDPAGTVTAALKADHVPFTAVANLKTLPEAAKVLLIGRDAVDPAESTSSRLAAFASSGRAVIVLDQERPLKFQALPAQIEATTEDGRVAFPEDTGHPVFRNLRDKDFFTWGKDERVYRNAYRKPTRGARSLLQCGDTLRNAALVEVPTGKGVMLLSQLLIGEQVEGNAAARQLLWNLIDYAARYEQVIRPATTVVGGAPLLAQTLEMTGLKSAPATDPLAALTPGGVVVLHASPANLKVLAENPAKVEAFTKSGGWLVLNGLTPEGLASYNKLVGWDHVIRPFKRERVTLPPVRRPVAAGVTGGDVTMYSSKRVFDWTEGNYVVDDEFTFVVDSDEIAPFCTSPFFAYDKIVNGFTNADGWPLVINFPLNKDRSPSDVVINFPREETVTEFTWIGNTNYWPQTKIELIFDGDTKDVRSYDVKPNGDPQVLAVAPARKAKQMTLRIAGWREVPGKGPLIGIDNIYIKVRRPAEFYERVKPLVNVGGMMEYPRGAGGIVLCNLNFKATEEVPLNADKKRAILAAVLRNLNAPFAGRTVIAGANLEYRALDLSQHATAFRDDKGWFGDKKFTFRDLPTGIQTMAGVPYDVYGFATSPVPTVVVLDGPGVPGNLPKEVKGIPVNRKADAVFFLMAARIDRRRNPNEVKNGTKLELARFVVRYADGKVDEVPVYAELQIENYPQKTPAAVPGAQTAWTRPYEGTDQSAVAYSLQWTNPRPDAEIKSIDLLPGKDKAGVPALLALTAASAR, from the coding sequence ATGAGCCACCTCTTCCCGCACCGCAGGTTCGCCGCGGTCGTCAGCGCCGTTCTCTGTGTCCACGCTCTCGGGCACGCGGCCGAGCCGGCGCCGTTCGTCTGGATCGAGGCCGAGCAACCCGGTCCCGGGAGCTTTCCCGTTAAACCCGCCGAGGCCGCCCGCCCCAACTGGCTCTCCGCGGGGAAGTGGGTGTTTTTGAGCATCGATGCGAAGGACGTGGCGCAGCAGGTGCCGGCCGGTGGGGCGGTGCTCAAGTACCCGTTCGTGGCTCCCACAGACGGCGCCTACGAGGTCTGGCACCGGGCCGGTATGGAGTACGTGCGCAGCCCGTTCGAGTGGCGTGTCGGTGCCGGCGAGTGGGTCACGGTGCGCCCGAAAGACCCCAAGTTCCAGACGATCGACCTGATGGAGCTGAGCACCTGGAACGAAATCGGCTGGCTCAAGATGGGCAATCAGGAACTCAAGAAGGGCGACCACACACTCGAAATCCGCGTTCCGATTCCGAAGGACGCCCGGGGCGGACCGGACCGCGTCCTCTACGCGTCCGACTGCTTCTGTTTGAGCGCCGGTCGGTTCCACCCCCACTCGAAGTTCAAACCCGGCGAACCCGACCGGGACGCGGCCGACGAGAAGGCGGCCGAGCAGGTCTTCGCGCTCCCGACCGCGACCGCCGGCGAGCGATCGGCGGTGAACCTGAACGGCGTGTGGGAAGTGTGCCGGCACGACGAAGCCCTGCCCGGTCCGGTTGCCGAGCCGATCGCGGACTTCCCGGCCGAGCCCCGGTGGAAGGCGATCACCGTTCCCGGCGACAAGAACGCCACGCCCGAACTCCTCTTCGCCCACCGCATCTGGTACCGGTGCCGGGTGGACGTGCCGGCCGCTCTCGCGGGGCGGTCGTTCGTCCTCACCTTCCCGCAGAACAGCTTGAACACGACCGTCGCCGTCAACGGCGTCCCGTGCGGGTTCGGTAAGCACCCCTACGTCCGGTTCGATGTCGACGTGACGAAGGGCATCAAGCCCGGCCAGGTGAACGAGATCCGGGTCGGCGTTCGCGATTACTGGTACGGCTACTCGGCGAGCCCCACGAACCCGATGAAGCTGCGCGAGAAGTTCAACCTCCCGCCGGACTTCGCCCGGATGGGGTTTCAGGACCTCGCGTACCCCCTGTGGGGCTCGCAGCAGTCCGGCATTCTCGTCACCCCGACGCTCACGAGCTGCGGGGCCGTGTACGCGGAGGACGTGTTCGTCAAGCCCTCGACGGCCGAGAAGCGGCTCGCGGCTGAAGTGACCCTTGCGAACTCCACGAGTGCGGACGCGACCGGCGAGGTTCTCTGCGAGGCCGTGGACCCGAAGACCGGCGCCGTGGCGAAGGCGCTGCCGGCGCGGCCGTTCAGCGTTCCGGCGGGAAAGGCGCTGTCCGTCGAGGTGAGCGGCGAGTGGACCGATCCCAAACTGTGGTGGCCCGACGCACCGCACCTGTACGACCTGCGGACCACGACGAAGGTCGGCGGGAAGGTCGTTGACGTGCGGCACACGACGTTCGGGTTCCGCCAGTGGGGGACGGACGGGAAGCACTTCACCCTGAACGGCGTGCGCTGGCGCGGGTGGAACGTCGCTTCGTCGAGCGGGACCACCCCGGACGAGTGGCTGGCGTACTACCGCAAGACCAACCAGACCACCATGCGCCTGAGCGGGGCAACGCAGGGCGGCCCGCGCCCGTTCTTCGGCATGGCGCCGGACGAGGCGCTCGACTGGACGGACCGGAACGGCGTTCCGGTCCGCCGGTGCGGCATCCTCGACGGCGAGGCCATCGGGTCGATGGCGGTCGAGAACGACCCGGAGCTGAAGAAGCTGTACAAGTCCGAAATCAAGATGGAGCTGATGAACAACTGGGTCGAGCAAATGGCCGCCCAGGTGCGGGGCGAGCGCAACCACCCCTCGGTCCAGATCTGGTCGATCGAAAACGAGTGGCTGTTCATCAACTGCATCAACTTGTACGGCGGGCGGATGGACGAGTTCGAGCGCGAGGTCGTTCGTTGCACGAAGGCCGTCCGGGCGGTCGATCCCACGCGGCCGGTGATGACCGACGGGGGCGGCGCGAATAAGAACCAGTCGATGCCGGTTCACGGCAACCACTACGTCGCGCTCGACGCCCCCGGCGGCATGACCGCGTACCCCGGGCTCGCGTACCAGCCGCACCCGACGGGCGGCGGGCGCGGGCGCTGGGTGTGGGACGAGAAGCGGCCGCGTTACCTCGGCGAAGACCTGTTCTTCACCGGCAACCACCCGGAACTGGCGACCATCGGCGGCGAGGTGGCGACCACCGGGAAGTCCGGCACCCTCCCGGCGTGCGGGCTGTTGCTCTCGATCCTCCAGCAGGGCTACCGCTGGGCCGAGTACGCGGCGTGGGACTTCTACCTGGGGCCGGGCGACGCCGACGACAGCCAGTGGCGCTACTTCGCCCCGCGGGTCGCACTGTGCTGGGAGTGGGACTGGACGTTCCCAACGGGCGGACCGGTGAAGCGAACGATCGGGTTGTTCAACGACACGCGCCACGCGGACCCGATCACCTTCGCCTGGGAGCTGACGGTGGGCGGGAAGCGGGGGGCCGGTGAAACGAAGGCGTTCACGGTCGCGCCGGGGATGCGCGAAGTGGTCGAGATCACGCTGCCCGTTCCGACCGTGACCGGGCGGGCCGAAGGCGAACTGATCCTCACGCTGTCCGTCGGCGGCAAAGAGGTGTTCCGCGACACAAAAGCGGTCTCGATCCTGAACCCGACCCCGGCGACCGTGAGCGACGCGAAGGCGCTCGCCGTCTACGACCCCGCCGGGACGGTGACTGCGGCCCTCAAAGCCGATCATGTTCCGTTCACCGCTGTAGCGAACCTCAAGACGCTGCCCGAAGCGGCGAAGGTACTCCTCATCGGCCGCGACGCCGTCGACCCGGCCGAGAGCACGTCCAGCCGGCTGGCGGCGTTCGCCTCGTCGGGCCGGGCGGTGATCGTGCTGGACCAGGAGCGCCCCCTGAAGTTCCAGGCGCTACCCGCCCAGATCGAGGCCACGACCGAGGACGGCCGCGTCGCGTTCCCGGAGGACACGGGGCACCCGGTGTTCCGCAACCTGCGGGACAAGGATTTCTTCACCTGGGGCAAGGACGAGCGGGTGTACCGGAACGCCTACCGGAAGCCGACGCGCGGGGCGCGGTCGCTGCTCCAGTGCGGCGACACGCTCCGGAACGCGGCGCTCGTGGAAGTGCCGACCGGGAAAGGGGTAATGCTCCTGAGTCAGCTCCTCATCGGGGAGCAAGTGGAGGGCAACGCCGCGGCCCGGCAACTGCTGTGGAACCTGATCGATTACGCGGCCCGCTACGAGCAGGTGATCCGGCCGGCGACGACGGTGGTGGGCGGCGCGCCGCTCCTCGCTCAAACGCTCGAGATGACCGGGCTCAAGTCCGCCCCGGCGACCGATCCCCTGGCGGCCCTCACGCCGGGCGGGGTCGTGGTGCTCCATGCTTCGCCCGCGAACCTCAAGGTGCTGGCCGAGAACCCGGCGAAGGTCGAGGCGTTCACGAAGTCGGGCGGCTGGCTCGTCCTCAACGGCCTCACCCCCGAGGGGCTGGCGAGTTACAACAAACTGGTGGGCTGGGACCACGTGATCCGCCCGTTCAAGCGTGAGCGGGTGACGCTACCGCCCGTGCGCCGGCCGGTGGCGGCCGGGGTCACCGGGGGCGACGTGACCATGTACTCGTCCAAGCGCGTCTTCGACTGGACCGAGGGCAACTACGTCGTGGACGACGAGTTCACATTCGTGGTGGATTCCGACGAAATCGCCCCCTTCTGCACGTCGCCGTTCTTCGCCTACGACAAGATCGTCAACGGGTTCACGAACGCCGACGGGTGGCCGCTCGTCATCAACTTTCCGCTGAACAAGGACCGCTCGCCGTCCGACGTGGTCATCAACTTCCCGCGCGAAGAAACGGTGACCGAGTTCACGTGGATCGGGAACACCAACTACTGGCCGCAGACGAAGATCGAACTGATCTTCGACGGGGACACGAAGGACGTTCGCTCTTACGACGTGAAGCCCAACGGCGACCCGCAGGTGTTGGCGGTGGCGCCGGCCCGCAAGGCGAAGCAGATGACGCTCCGCATCGCGGGGTGGCGGGAGGTGCCCGGCAAGGGGCCGCTCATCGGCATCGACAACATCTATATTAAGGTCCGGCGCCCGGCGGAGTTCTACGAACGGGTGAAGCCGCTCGTGAACGTCGGGGGCATGATGGAGTACCCGCGGGGCGCCGGCGGGATCGTGCTGTGCAACCTGAACTTCAAGGCGACCGAAGAGGTGCCGCTGAACGCCGACAAGAAGCGCGCGATCCTGGCCGCGGTGCTGCGGAACCTGAACGCCCCGTTCGCCGGGCGCACGGTGATCGCCGGGGCGAACCTGGAGTACCGGGCGCTCGATTTGTCCCAGCACGCGACGGCGTTCCGCGACGACAAGGGCTGGTTCGGGGACAAGAAATTCACGTTCCGCGACCTGCCGACGGGCATACAGACGATGGCCGGCGTGCCATATGACGTGTACGGGTTCGCGACCTCGCCGGTTCCGACCGTGGTGGTGCTCGACGGCCCGGGCGTGCCCGGGAACTTGCCGAAAGAGGTGAAGGGGATTCCGGTCAATCGTAAGGCCGACGCCGTGTTCTTCTTGATGGCGGCGCGGATCGACCGGCGGCGCAACCCCAACGAGGTGAAGAACGGGACGAAGCTCGAACTGGCCCGGTTCGTTGTGCGGTACGCGGACGGGAAGGTGGACGAGGTGCCGGTGTACGCCGAACTCCAGATCGAGAACTACCCGCAGAAGACGCCGGCCGCGGTGCCCGGCGCCCAGACGGCCTGGACGCGGCCCTATGAGGGTACGGACCAGTCGGCGGTGGCGTACTCGCTCCAGTGGACGAACCCGCGGCCGGACGCGGAGATCAAGAGCATCGATCTCTTACCGGGCAAGGACAAGGCCGGCGTGCCGGCCCTGCTCGCCCTGACCGCGGCCTCGGCCCGATGA
- a CDS encoding circularly permuted type 2 ATP-grasp protein, which produces MRSVTAPRSEADLFRDYALTGFDEMFTGPAHVRGHYRPLFERLAAIPPKELEHRSRIADGMMKQQGITFTVYGRGRGTERIMPFDPIPRLVPADEWNRIERGLQQRVRALNLFVHDVYHARHILTDGAVPADLVFGSAGYRREMNGITVPHDVYLHVCGIDLIRDPIGNYLVLEDNCRTPSGVSYVLKNREVMKQAFPTLFEDYSVRPVSDYAADLLAALRHAAPPGVPDPTVVVLTPGAFNSAYYEHAFLARQMGVQLVEGRDLVLDNGGVFMRTTRGLERVDVIYRRIDDDYLDPLCFRRDSRLGVAGLMGAYRTGRVGLANAVGPGVVDDKGIYPFVPDMIRYYLREDPILGNVETFRPIVPAHRQHVLTRLEELVVKAVDGSGGYGMLIGPASTAAEREEFRRKIEANPRGYIAQPTITLSQSPTVVDGGARIEGRHVDLRPFVLYGETIKVLPGGLTRVALPRGSLVVNSSQGGGSKDTWVLRSTPPAKVQLGAGI; this is translated from the coding sequence ATGCGTTCAGTGACCGCTCCACGTTCCGAGGCCGACTTGTTCCGCGATTATGCCCTCACCGGTTTCGACGAGATGTTCACCGGCCCGGCGCACGTTCGCGGCCACTACCGCCCCCTCTTCGAGCGCCTCGCGGCCATCCCGCCCAAAGAGCTGGAGCACCGCAGCCGCATCGCCGACGGCATGATGAAGCAGCAGGGCATCACGTTCACCGTGTACGGCCGCGGCCGGGGGACCGAGCGCATCATGCCGTTCGACCCGATCCCGCGCCTGGTCCCGGCCGACGAGTGGAACCGGATCGAGCGCGGGCTCCAGCAGCGGGTGCGGGCGCTCAATCTGTTCGTCCACGACGTGTACCACGCCCGGCACATTCTGACCGATGGCGCGGTGCCCGCCGACCTCGTGTTCGGCTCGGCCGGCTACCGGCGCGAGATGAACGGCATCACCGTCCCGCACGACGTGTACCTGCACGTGTGCGGGATCGACCTGATCCGCGACCCGATCGGCAACTACCTGGTGCTGGAGGACAACTGCCGCACCCCGTCCGGGGTGAGTTACGTGCTGAAGAACCGCGAGGTGATGAAGCAGGCGTTCCCGACGCTGTTCGAGGACTACTCGGTGCGCCCGGTGAGCGATTACGCGGCCGACCTGCTGGCCGCCCTGCGCCACGCCGCCCCGCCCGGCGTGCCCGACCCGACGGTGGTGGTGCTGACGCCGGGCGCGTTCAACTCGGCCTATTACGAGCACGCGTTCCTGGCCCGCCAGATGGGCGTGCAACTGGTGGAGGGCCGCGACCTCGTGCTGGACAACGGCGGGGTGTTCATGCGCACCACCCGCGGGCTGGAGCGCGTGGACGTGATCTACCGGCGGATCGACGACGACTACCTCGACCCGCTGTGCTTCCGCCGGGACTCGCGGCTGGGCGTGGCCGGGCTGATGGGCGCGTACCGCACCGGCCGCGTGGGGCTGGCGAACGCCGTCGGGCCGGGCGTGGTGGACGACAAGGGCATCTACCCGTTCGTCCCCGACATGATCCGCTATTACCTGCGTGAAGACCCGATCCTGGGGAACGTGGAAACGTTCCGTCCTATTGTTCCGGCGCACCGGCAGCACGTCCTGACGCGCCTAGAAGAGTTGGTGGTGAAGGCGGTGGACGGGTCGGGCGGGTACGGGATGCTGATCGGCCCGGCGAGCACCGCGGCCGAGCGCGAGGAGTTCCGGCGGAAGATCGAGGCCAACCCGCGCGGGTACATTGCCCAGCCGACGATCACCCTGAGCCAGTCGCCGACGGTCGTGGACGGTGGCGCGCGGATCGAGGGGCGTCACGTCGATCTGCGGCCCTTCGTGCTGTACGGAGAAACGATCAAGGTGCTCCCCGGCGGCCTGACGCGGGTCGCCCTGCCCCGCGGCAGCCTCGTCGTGAACAGCTCGCAGGGCGGCGGCAGCAAAGACACCTGGGTGCTGCGGAGCACGCCCCCGGCGAAGGTGCAACTCGGCGCGGGGATCTGA
- a CDS encoding VIT and vWA domain-containing protein — MLNPKTFYNSRPDGFAVLEVVPDSAAQDAPRRFVPLRRTALTGTVTGPLATLSLSQTFSLEASAAVVEALYRFPLPGDAAVTGVRVQFGGVEIHTVLKERGRAEADYKEAKRAGRQAALLTRESPDVFTLAVAGIRAGQDVVVRTDYVQLARPDGAGWSLRVPLTTAPRYVRADEAGSPHAAGQPLAVLRDPGHRFALDLTFTGAERVASPTHALTVTGERATLRDGEVVPDRDCVVTWCAAAAEKRPALNVWAHAEAAGAEAYFLALCAPPKWANAKKVPREVILLVDHSGSMQGAKWEAADWAVERFLAGLSEHDSFALGLFHDRTKWLAERPRRATPDVVREAVAFLKANRDSGGTELGVALEQALDRPRAADTPARHVLILTDAEVSDAGRILRLADAESAKPDRRRVSVLCIDAAPNAALASELAERGGGVSRFLTSNPDEDDITTALDEVLADWSAPVLTGMTLEVNRTGVEAAGRSVALMAPGAVSAIDVGDLPAGRPVWVIGRAPRGGDPLTFRLRTGAEIVAELRTEPNTNIPGLKALFGADRMRRLEYVMTANYAGEDLRAELARLGYETTTGESKLYAENARDATVKVVRDLLVRESLAAGVPCSETALVAVRSEVGQPVTETRIVGNALPSGWSGPMSSGGGGGRAALFRKSFSAPSAPTVLRAGGDSDDEFDDDTGTDDEVDDAEFDSDVATDFDPLERQRGINISPSPGTPTGKSRKAPPPVAPIANRRSATGPPAPRSSVPSVGAIRISIAPRQHVPADGAALFDSASDDVGAFTFLSVAFADKAITADTLDPELTLLLFVGDLAAPRARVKLADVLRQGGRRPLNLRRNVGEPIRLTLEDPSGAWAGGVPVVEIVLG; from the coding sequence ATGCTGAACCCGAAGACGTTCTATAACTCGCGGCCGGACGGCTTTGCCGTTCTCGAAGTTGTCCCCGATTCCGCGGCGCAGGACGCCCCGCGGCGGTTCGTGCCGCTCCGGCGCACCGCCCTCACGGGCACCGTGACCGGGCCCCTCGCGACCCTTTCCCTCTCCCAAACCTTTTCACTCGAAGCCTCGGCGGCGGTGGTCGAGGCGCTGTACCGCTTCCCGTTGCCGGGCGACGCGGCCGTAACCGGCGTGCGCGTGCAGTTCGGGGGCGTCGAGATTCACACCGTTCTGAAGGAGCGCGGGCGCGCGGAGGCGGATTACAAGGAGGCGAAACGCGCCGGCCGACAGGCGGCGCTCCTCACCCGCGAGTCCCCGGACGTGTTCACCCTCGCCGTGGCCGGCATTCGTGCCGGTCAGGACGTCGTCGTGCGGACCGACTACGTGCAACTCGCGCGGCCGGACGGCGCCGGCTGGTCCCTCCGCGTCCCGCTCACCACCGCGCCGCGGTACGTGCGCGCCGACGAGGCCGGCTCCCCGCACGCGGCCGGACAACCGCTCGCGGTCCTGCGCGACCCCGGCCACCGGTTCGCACTCGATCTGACGTTCACCGGTGCGGAGCGCGTCGCCAGCCCCACTCACGCCCTGACGGTGACCGGCGAACGCGCCACGCTGCGCGACGGCGAGGTGGTGCCCGATCGCGATTGCGTCGTCACGTGGTGCGCCGCCGCGGCCGAGAAACGGCCCGCGCTCAACGTGTGGGCACACGCAGAAGCCGCGGGCGCGGAGGCGTATTTCCTCGCGCTGTGTGCGCCGCCGAAGTGGGCGAACGCCAAGAAGGTGCCCCGCGAGGTGATCCTGCTCGTCGATCACTCCGGCTCGATGCAGGGGGCGAAGTGGGAGGCGGCGGACTGGGCCGTGGAGCGGTTCCTGGCGGGCCTGAGCGAACACGATTCGTTCGCGCTCGGCCTGTTCCATGACCGCACGAAATGGCTCGCGGAGCGGCCCCGCCGCGCGACGCCGGACGTGGTCCGCGAAGCCGTGGCGTTCCTCAAGGCGAACCGCGACAGCGGCGGTACGGAACTCGGTGTCGCGCTGGAGCAGGCGCTCGACCGCCCGCGCGCCGCGGACACGCCCGCGCGGCACGTGCTGATCCTCACCGACGCCGAGGTGAGTGACGCGGGCCGCATCTTGCGGCTGGCCGATGCCGAATCGGCGAAGCCCGACCGGCGGCGCGTGAGCGTGCTGTGCATCGACGCGGCCCCGAACGCCGCGCTCGCGTCCGAACTCGCCGAGCGGGGCGGCGGCGTGTCGCGCTTCCTCACGAGCAACCCCGACGAGGACGACATCACGACCGCCCTGGACGAAGTGCTCGCCGACTGGTCCGCGCCGGTGCTGACCGGCATGACGCTGGAGGTGAACCGCACCGGGGTTGAGGCCGCGGGCCGCTCGGTCGCACTCATGGCGCCGGGGGCGGTCAGCGCGATCGATGTGGGCGACCTCCCCGCCGGTCGGCCGGTGTGGGTGATCGGCCGCGCGCCGCGGGGCGGCGACCCGCTCACGTTCCGGCTCCGCACGGGGGCGGAGATCGTGGCCGAACTGCGCACCGAACCGAACACGAACATACCGGGGCTGAAGGCGCTGTTCGGTGCCGATCGTATGCGACGACTGGAATACGTGATGACGGCGAACTACGCCGGCGAAGACCTGCGCGCCGAACTCGCCCGCCTCGGTTACGAGACAACTACGGGCGAATCGAAGCTGTACGCCGAGAACGCCCGCGACGCGACCGTGAAGGTCGTTCGAGACCTGCTCGTGCGCGAATCGCTCGCGGCGGGCGTGCCGTGTTCCGAAACGGCGCTCGTCGCGGTGCGGAGCGAGGTCGGGCAGCCCGTTACCGAAACGCGGATCGTCGGGAACGCGCTGCCGAGTGGCTGGTCGGGGCCGATGTCGAGTGGCGGTGGAGGCGGAAGGGCGGCGCTCTTTCGGAAGAGCTTTTCGGCTCCGTCCGCGCCTACCGTATTGAGGGCTGGCGGTGATTCCGATGACGAGTTCGACGACGATACGGGAACGGACGACGAAGTGGATGATGCGGAGTTCGACTCGGACGTGGCGACGGACTTCGACCCGCTGGAGCGGCAGCGCGGCATCAATATTTCGCCTTCGCCAGGGACGCCCACGGGCAAATCCCGCAAGGCGCCCCCTCCCGTGGCACCGATCGCGAATCGTCGATCTGCTACGGGTCCCCCGGCTCCCAGGTCCAGTGTTCCCTCTGTGGGCGCTATTCGTATCTCGATCGCGCCCAGGCAGCACGTTCCGGCCGATGGGGCGGCTCTGTTCGATTCCGCGAGCGATGATGTGGGGGCGTTCACGTTCCTGTCGGTGGCATTTGCGGACAAGGCCATCACCGCGGATACACTCGACCCGGAACTGACGCTGCTCCTCTTCGTCGGCGACCTCGCGGCCCCGCGGGCACGGGTGAAACTGGCCGACGTGCTACGGCAGGGCGGCCGGCGCCCGCTCAACCTTCGTCGTAACGTCGGGGAGCCAATACGGCTCACGCTCGAGGACCCGTCCGGGGCGTGGGCGGGCGGCGTTCCGGTGGTGGAGATCGTGTTGGGCTGA
- a CDS encoding transposase family protein: MQFDEKWDFVGRKEKNCGPDETRRGDCWDHVALDPESRLVVSLLVGKRTEDATHALVRDFHRRTGGRVMRLMTSDEYPVYASAIRDTYGHLVTPPRTGRPGRPRKAHRVIPPEVTYATVHKERENNRVVAVSTRVVFGAVVAVTAALLASAVSTAVNTCFVERHNGTDRNRCSRKVRKSYGFSKDWDTHRAATAFSYFSYNFCWPVRTLRHKGADGRWHQRTPAMAAGLTDRVWALSEWLTLPAVQCR, translated from the coding sequence GTGCAGTTCGATGAGAAGTGGGATTTCGTGGGCCGTAAGGAGAAGAACTGCGGCCCCGACGAGACCCGGCGCGGGGACTGCTGGGACCACGTGGCCCTCGATCCCGAGAGCCGATTGGTCGTGAGCCTGTTGGTCGGTAAGCGGACCGAGGACGCGACCCACGCCCTGGTCCGTGACTTCCACCGGCGCACCGGGGGCCGAGTGATGCGGCTCATGACGTCCGACGAGTACCCGGTGTACGCCTCGGCGATCCGGGACACCTACGGGCACTTGGTGACCCCGCCGCGAACCGGGCGACCCGGTCGGCCGCGCAAGGCCCACCGGGTCATCCCGCCCGAGGTCACCTATGCGACCGTCCACAAGGAGCGGGAGAACAACCGGGTGGTGGCGGTGAGCACGCGGGTGGTGTTCGGGGCGGTGGTGGCGGTCACGGCCGCGCTACTCGCCTCGGCGGTGAGCACGGCGGTCAACACGTGCTTCGTGGAGCGACACAACGGGACGGACCGGAATCGGTGCAGCCGCAAGGTGCGCAAGAGCTATGGGTTCTCGAAGGACTGGGACACGCACCGTGCGGCCACCGCCTTCAGCTACTTCAGCTACAACTTCTGCTGGCCGGTCCGCACGCTCCGCCACAAGGGTGCCGACGGGCGCTGGCACCAGAGAACACCGGCAATGGCCGCGGGACTGACCGATCGGGTGTGGGCGCTATCCGAATGGTTGACCCTGCCAGCGGTGCAATGCAGGTAG